CAAGACGGGCTACTATTTCATTGTTGATGCGACTCCGGGCAGCAGTTTTGGCAATGTGATTCTGCATCCTTTCAAGGAAGGGCAGAAAATTCCCGCGATTTACAGCAGCGACGGGAAGGATGTCTTCCAGGAAATCATTCGCCAAGGGCAAGGTGAGCTGGTTTATTCCTGGCGCAATATCGAGGCTGGAGAGACCGGGCTGCGTGAGAAGCTGGTGCGTTTCGAGACATTGTCCGAGCCGCGTTGGGTGGTGGCCGGAGGGTCGGCACTCGACGAATTTACCGCCTTGTCGTCCCACTTGAGCTGGTTTTTGGTGGCGGGCGGACTGGCCATGGCGGCAGCGATATTTTTGATCGTCCTGTGGCTGTTGCGCCTGTTGGTTCTCAACCCACTCCATACCAAGGTACTGCCTGCCTTTCAGGCCATATCAGCGGGGAATTTCTCTACCCGCCTGGATATCTGTGGGGAGGATGAAATTTCACAAGTCATGCTGGGGCTGGAATCCTTGCAGAATCGTCTCGCCCTGGATGCTTGGCAGAGCCAGACGCTGGCTTCTGCGCGTGAAGCCGCATTGCGCGAAGCCGAATCCTTGTCGCAGACGCGGACACAGTTTCTGGCCAATATGAGCCATGAGATCCGCACGCCAATGAACGCGGTAATCGGCCTTGCCTACTTGCTGCAGAAGGGGGAACTCGGGGCGCGGGAACGGGAGTATGTCGGTCGTATCGAAGGTGCAGGGAAATTGTTGTTGGCGATCATCAATGACATTCTTGATTTTTCCAAAATTGATGCTGGCGAACTGCATCTTGAGGAGACCGGATTCAAGCTCGACGATATTCTGGAAAATCTTTCCCTGATCGTGCATGACCGGGTGCGGGAGAAGAATCTGGTTCTCGAGTACGTGGTCGCAGCCGATGTTCCGCAAGCTTTATGTGGTGATCCGCTGCGGCTGTCGCAGATCTTGATAAATCTGGTGGGCAACGCCGTCAAATTTACTGCCGAAGGGGCTGTGACCGTCTTTGTGGCCGTTCAGTCGCAAGATGAGGCCCAGATTCGGCTTGGCTTCAGGATTCAGGATACCGGGATTGGCATGTCGCCCGAGCAGTCGGCCAAGGTTTTCCAGGCATTCGCTCAAGCGGACACTTCCGTTACCCGGAGATTCGGTGGCACAGGACTCGGGCTGGTCATCTGCAAGCGCCTCGTCGAGCTGATGGGGGGGCAGATTCAGGTTGATAGTTCACTCGGTCGCGGCTCGGTGTTCAGTTTTGACGTCTTGCTGAAGAGAGATCGTACGGAACTCTCGCCCGCGCCGTTGCTGTCACATCACATTCTGGTGGTTGATGACAACGATCTGGCGCGAATGGTGCTGACGCGGATTCTGCAAAAACGGGGTTGCGTCGTCGAGGCAAGAAGCTCGGGCGATGCAGCGCTCGCTGCCCTGGAAAGCTCTGCCCTGCCGTTTGATTTTGTCCTGCTTGATCTGAACATGCCCGGCATGAACGGTTTGGAGCTTGCCCGGCAGATCCGGTCGAATTTTGGTCGGCAGCAAAAGCTCATTCTTGTGACTTCGGCTGATGTTTACGATGAGGATTACCGCGATGCCTTCGGTGATTTCGAGGCCGTCGTCGAAAAGCCGGTGACTGCAGCGAAAATCACCGAAATGCTCGCCCGGATGGCAAACCAGGAGACCGTCCGAGATGCGCCCGGGAACGAGGCCGCCGAGCAGTTGTCATGCTCGCTCTCCGGAATGCGGATCATGGTTGCGGAAGATGTGCCAACCAATCAGTTGATCATGCGAGATTTGCTGGAGTCGCTCGGTGCTCGTGTAGACGTTGCCGACAATGGTCATGTTGTCCTCCAGCTGCTGGCGCGAGAGGGCGCGTCGATTGACCTGATCCTGATGGATATCCAGATGCCGGTCATGGGGGGGATTGAAGCGTGTCAACGGATCAGGAGCGGGCAGGTGAGGTCTGACATTCCAATCATTGCATTGACAGCCCATGCGATGGAGGAAGAGCGTCAGCGTTGCCTGGGGGCGGGCATGAATGACTTCCTGACGAAACCGATAGAGCCGGACGCCCTGATTTCGCTGATCAAGCGCTGGCGTCCGCAACATGCCGACCCGGTCGCCGCAAAGCCATCCGTGAGCGCAGCCTTGCCGGATGTTGTCGTGCCCGAGTTGCCTGGTATCGATGTTGAAGATGGCTTGAGCCGCATGCTCAACCGCCCCGCCTTCTACAAAAAGGTCCTGCTCGATTTTCGCAGTCGCTTCATTGGTGAAACCGGGCGAATTCTGGCCGCGCTTGAAGCGGGGCAGCAAGAGGACGCAATTCGGCGTGCGCACAGCCTGAAGGGAACCAGCGGCACCATCGGTGCCACCCGGCTGGCTGCTCTGGCGCGAGAGCTCGAGCATGCCATCCGCGACGGGAAATCCGGTGGCGATGATGTGCTGGCGGATGTCGAAAAGGAGCTTGCCCTTGTCCTTGATGGAATTGAACGAGGCTTTGCCACTCGTGAGTGAGTCGTGCACCGCTCCGTTCCTGGCCCGGCTTTGCCTGGCAAAGCGAACGTATCGCAGGTCTCTGCTTCCGGCGGACAAGAGGCTATCCGGGTGGTCAAGGCGGCGCAGCAGAGCCTTTTTTGCGGGATGTGACGGTGATCCCGTGGCGGAATCTTTGTCTGGACATGCCGCTTGCAAGGGAGCGACACTAGTGTCACCGGAGCGCGAAGGAGACTGGGTATGTCCCAAATAGAAAATAATGTGCCGGATCGCAGTGAGGCGGGTAAGCGCCTGCTGACGGTTGACGGCCAGAAACCGCTGATTCTGGTCGTTGATGATGTGCCGGTAAACGTTGCCGTGCTGGCCGAGATGGTGCGTAGTGAAGGGGCCGAAGTACGTGTTGCGGACTGTGGTCTGGTGGCCTTGCAGCGCGCCCGGCTGGCGCCGTTGCCGGATTTGATCCTGCTCGACATCATGATGCCGGGGATGGACGGGTATAGCGTGCTCGGCGAGTTGCGCAAGAATCCGGAAACGAAGGATATCCCGGTGATTTTCATCACCGCACTGGACGGCATGGATGACGAAGAACACGGCCTGCAGGTGGGCGCCGCCGACTTCATTACCAAGCCGGTCAAACTGCCTATCCTGATTGCCCGAATTCGTACCCAGCTCGAGTTGCATCGTGCCAAGCGCCTCTTGTCCAGTCAGAAAAACTGGCTTGAAATCGAGGTCGACCGGCGAGCGATGGAAAACTCGCAACTGGCAACCCGGCTCCAGTTGGCCTTTGAAGCCGCCGGTTTCGGGATCTGGGAACATGACGCCACAAAGGCGAGCGTGCAGTGGAACGAGGCGCTCTGCCAGTTGCTCGGTTACGAAGAGGGGCCGGGCAATATTGCCGGTTTTCTCGATCTGGTCTATCCGGAGGATCGGCCTGTCGTGCAGCATTTGCTCGCCGGTTCCAACCTCGGTAACCAACATGTCGATGTTGCCGAGTTCAGGTTGCGGCATCAGGATGGTTACTGGCTCTGGGTCGAAACGCGCAGTCGGGCGATTCATCATGCGCCGGATGGCGCGCCGCTGAATACCATCGGGACCATGCTCGATATCAGTCCGCGCAAGGCTGCCGAAGCCGAGCACCAGCTGGTGGGAGCGGTTTTCAACGGAGTCAGCGACGGGATCTGCATTACCGATGCCGATCAGCGCATCCTGCTTGCCAATGAAGCATTCAGCCAGGTGACCGGCTATACGGCCGAGGAAATTCTCGGACACACCCCCAAGCTTCTCAAGTCCGGGGTGCACAACGCCGCTTTTTACCGGGAAATGTGGGAAACACTCAATGCCTGTGGCAACTGGCAGGGTGAAATTACCAATCGGCGCAAGGACGGTTCGCTGGTCAGCGAGTGGTTGAACATCTCCTGCGTGCGCGATGGCTCGGGAAATGTGGCCAATTATGTCGGGGCCTTCAGTGATCTGTCCGAACGCAAGTCGGCGGCCGAGCGCATCCAGTATCTGGCCAGCTATGACACCCTGACCGCCTTGCCCAACCGTAACCTGTTTGCCGATCGGCTTGGCCAGGCCTTGCTGACCGCGCATCGTTTCGAACGAGGTGCGGCAGTCATCCTGCTTGATCTCGATCGCCTGCGTCTGGTCAATGAAACCTTCGGGCCGCCGTGTGGGGACGAAGTCCTGGTCGAGGTGGCTCGCCGCCTGCAGCTGCAGGTGCGGGAAGGAGACACGGTCGGCCGGCGGGGCGGTAACGAATTCGGTTTCGTCATGGCCAACCTGGGTCAGGAGCGGGATGCCCTGGCGCTGGCGCAGCGCATGCTGGAAGCGATTGCGGTGCCTTTTGTGATTGCCGGTGAAACAACCGTGATCACTGCCAGTATCGGCATTGCCGTCTATCCGAAGGACGGTACCGATGGTGAAAGCCTGCTCAAGTGTGCCGATGCCGCCCTGCACCGGGCCAAGCAGGGGGGGCGCAATACTTTCCGCTTTTATTCGCCGCAGATGGATGCCGATGCGGCGCGGCGACTGGCGCTGGAGAATGGCCTGCGCGAAGCGCTCAACCGTAACGAACTGAGTGTGCATTACCAGCCGCAGATCAGCCTGGAGAGCGGTCAGATGCTCGGCATGGAGGCGTTGCTGCGCTGGCACAGTCCGCAGTTCGGGCATGTCTCGCCGGTCGAGTTCATCCCGATTGCCGAAGAAACCGGTCTGATCATTCCGATCGGCGAATGGGTGTTGCGTACCGCCTGCCGGCAAACCAAGGCCTGGCTGGATCTCGGGCTGATGCCCCTGCGCGTGGCGGTCAACCTGTCTACCCGGCAGTTTCGCCAGGCCAACCTGGCTGCTACGCTGGCCAGCGCGCTGGCCGATAGCGGGCTGGCCGCGGGGGCGCTGGAGCTTGAAATTACCGAAAGTGCTTTTGTGGACGATCTGGAAGAGGCTGTCCTCATCTGTCGCAAGCTCAAGTCGCTTGGCGTCAAGTTGTCGCTGGATGACTTCGGCACCGGTTACTCCTCGCTCGCCTATATCTCGCGCTTTCCTTTCGACAAGATCAAGATCGATCAGAGTTTTGTCCGCGACATCACGGAGAACCCGGTCAATGCGGCGATTGCCACGGCGGCGATTGTCATGGCGCGCAGTCTCAATCTGTCGGTGCTCGCCGAAGGTGTCGAAACCGAAGCGCAGGCCAGTTTCCTGCGTGGTCGCCGGTGCGATGCAATGCAGGGCTTCCTGTTCAGCAAGCCCTTGCCGCCGGATGAATTTGCCCCCCTGCTGCGCGGCAACAAGCGCCTGCCGCTGGCCGAGCGGCCACGCGAGGCAGTACAGAGCATCCTGCTGGTCGATGACGAGCCCAACATCCTGAGTTCGCTGTCCCGCCTGTTGCGGCGTGAGGGCTACACGATCCTGACGGCAGCCTCGCCACTGGAGGCTTTCGAGTTGCTGGCCAAGCATCCGGTGCAGGTCGTGGTCTCCGATCAGCGCATGCCGGAAATGTCAGGTACCGAGTTTCTTTCGCGGGTCCGCCAGCTTTATCCGAATACGGTGCGTCTGGTATTGACCGGCTATACCGATCTGGAGTCGGTGACCGGCGCCATCAATCGCGGCGCCATCTACAAATTCCTGACCAAACCCTGGGACGATGACCAGTTGCGCGAGCAGATCCGCGAAGCTTTTCGTCTGGCCAAGCAAACAGCCCATCTGGCGGGGGATGGCGAGTGATGCGCCGGATTGATGCCTGTGAAATTTTGCTGCCGGGTGAGCCACATGCCTGATTTCGGATTATTTGCAGTACTGGTCGTGGTGGCAGCCGGCATGCTGTGGCGGATGAGCCGCAGGAAGTCATGCAATGCTGAAGCCGAAATGCGGTTCCGCATCTATTTCGAGCGGGCGATGGTCGGCATGGCGGTGGTCGGTGTTGATCGCCATTGGCAAGTGGTCAATCCGGCCCTGTGCAATATTTTTGGTTACGCCCAGGACGCGTTGCTGAAAATGACCTGGACTGATCTGACGCATCCTGACGATCTGCAGGTCAGCGAGCTAGCGTTCGAGCGTGTGCTGCGTGGCGAAACCAACGGCTATGAGCTCGAAAAGCGCTACATCAGGGCCGATGGCAAGGTGATCGATACCTTCATCACGGTTCAGGCCGTGCGCCGGGATGATGGCAAGGTTGATTATCTCCTGATCATTATCGAGGACATTACGGCGCGACTGGCCGCTGAAAAGGCCTTGCGGAGCAGCGAAGAGCGCTTGCGCCACCTCGGTGACAACCTGCCGGAAAGCTATCTTTACCAGTGCACAAAGACGCCTGAGGGTGATGTTCGCTTCATTTATGCCAGTTCCGGTGTCCGGCTGATCCACGGTTTCGAACCGGGAGATCTGCTGAATGATCCTGGCTTGCTCTTCCAATATACCGATCCGGCGATGCTGCCCGAATGGCGGGCCGCCGAACAGGAAAGCATACGGACACTCAGCGATTTTTCGATGGAACTGCGGGTGCGCCGGGCCGATGGCGACTGGGGCTGGCTGCTCGTGCGTTCGCGGCCGCGCCGGCTGCCTTCCGGCGAGATCATCTGGGATGGCGTTGCCTCGGATATTACGGCTCGGCGCAAGGCGGCGGTCATGCTCGACCTGCAGGCACGCCGGGCTGAGGTGTTGCTTGAGTTGCCACGCCGGAGCAATCAGCTTGGCGAGCGTGAATTCATGCAGTACGCCCTGCAGCAAATTGAGGAAATCACAGCCAGTCAGATTGCCTTCATGCATTTCGTCAATGACGATGGTGAAGGCATCGAACTGGTCGCCTGGTCCAGCCAGACCCTGGAAAAGTACTGTACGGCAGCTTTTGATAACCACTACCCGTTGAGTCAGGCTGGCCTTTGGGCTGATGCTGTTCGCCAGAAAATGCCGGTCGTCATCAATGACTACGCCAGCGCCCCGAACAAGCACGGTCTTCCCGCCGGTCATTCGCGGCTGGTACGGCTGGTCAGCCTGCCGGTGGTCGAGAATGGGCGGGTCCGGATGGTGACCGGTGTCGGCAACAAGGACGTCCCATACACCGAAACCGATGTCGAATCGATTCAGCTGATCAGCAACGAAGTCTGGCGCATTGTCGATCAACGGCGGGCCGAACGGGCCTTGAAGATTGCCACGCAGGT
The DNA window shown above is from Quatrionicoccus australiensis and carries:
- a CDS encoding EAL domain-containing protein; this encodes MSQIENNVPDRSEAGKRLLTVDGQKPLILVVDDVPVNVAVLAEMVRSEGAEVRVADCGLVALQRARLAPLPDLILLDIMMPGMDGYSVLGELRKNPETKDIPVIFITALDGMDDEEHGLQVGAADFITKPVKLPILIARIRTQLELHRAKRLLSSQKNWLEIEVDRRAMENSQLATRLQLAFEAAGFGIWEHDATKASVQWNEALCQLLGYEEGPGNIAGFLDLVYPEDRPVVQHLLAGSNLGNQHVDVAEFRLRHQDGYWLWVETRSRAIHHAPDGAPLNTIGTMLDISPRKAAEAEHQLVGAVFNGVSDGICITDADQRILLANEAFSQVTGYTAEEILGHTPKLLKSGVHNAAFYREMWETLNACGNWQGEITNRRKDGSLVSEWLNISCVRDGSGNVANYVGAFSDLSERKSAAERIQYLASYDTLTALPNRNLFADRLGQALLTAHRFERGAAVILLDLDRLRLVNETFGPPCGDEVLVEVARRLQLQVREGDTVGRRGGNEFGFVMANLGQERDALALAQRMLEAIAVPFVIAGETTVITASIGIAVYPKDGTDGESLLKCADAALHRAKQGGRNTFRFYSPQMDADAARRLALENGLREALNRNELSVHYQPQISLESGQMLGMEALLRWHSPQFGHVSPVEFIPIAEETGLIIPIGEWVLRTACRQTKAWLDLGLMPLRVAVNLSTRQFRQANLAATLASALADSGLAAGALELEITESAFVDDLEEAVLICRKLKSLGVKLSLDDFGTGYSSLAYISRFPFDKIKIDQSFVRDITENPVNAAIATAAIVMARSLNLSVLAEGVETEAQASFLRGRRCDAMQGFLFSKPLPPDEFAPLLRGNKRLPLAERPREAVQSILLVDDEPNILSSLSRLLRREGYTILTAASPLEAFELLAKHPVQVVVSDQRMPEMSGTEFLSRVRQLYPNTVRLVLTGYTDLESVTGAINRGAIYKFLTKPWDDDQLREQIREAFRLAKQTAHLAGDGE
- a CDS encoding response regulator, with protein sequence MRDPAGTICSRLIELADSQVIISRSDLAGRIVYANADFIEVSGYSEDELLGQPHRIIRHPDMPAAVFTDLWADISSGRPWVGVIKNRSKSGNAYWVEAHVSPIREKEAIVGYLSIRRKASATQIAAAEATYAAMREAAGGSPVFKHGVPHSAGGFAHLRLLFANAPVAFKLILSSLLVALLVLGTLAFFLARNVTQVLDQDARERLKHDVGLVYSAFSARIESTRREAIDHGRTFFERLHWGLGEKTPVSRAALEKLARQTNTGESNSIQRFLPDLRTIGSVFVRTPEGFRRVMSNLKDESGNEVVGSFLEPGHPALDALLAGKPSSGSLLLFGREYMTDYRPILDASGEVIGATFVGIDLAESLEDLKERIRGLSVGKTGYYFIVDATPGSSFGNVILHPFKEGQKIPAIYSSDGKDVFQEIIRQGQGELVYSWRNIEAGETGLREKLVRFETLSEPRWVVAGGSALDEFTALSSHLSWFLVAGGLAMAAAIFLIVLWLLRLLVLNPLHTKVLPAFQAISAGNFSTRLDICGEDEISQVMLGLESLQNRLALDAWQSQTLASAREAALREAESLSQTRTQFLANMSHEIRTPMNAVIGLAYLLQKGELGAREREYVGRIEGAGKLLLAIINDILDFSKIDAGELHLEETGFKLDDILENLSLIVHDRVREKNLVLEYVVAADVPQALCGDPLRLSQILINLVGNAVKFTAEGAVTVFVAVQSQDEAQIRLGFRIQDTGIGMSPEQSAKVFQAFAQADTSVTRRFGGTGLGLVICKRLVELMGGQIQVDSSLGRGSVFSFDVLLKRDRTELSPAPLLSHHILVVDDNDLARMVLTRILQKRGCVVEARSSGDAALAALESSALPFDFVLLDLNMPGMNGLELARQIRSNFGRQQKLILVTSADVYDEDYRDAFGDFEAVVEKPVTAAKITEMLARMANQETVRDAPGNEAAEQLSCSLSGMRIMVAEDVPTNQLIMRDLLESLGARVDVADNGHVVLQLLAREGASIDLILMDIQMPVMGGIEACQRIRSGQVRSDIPIIALTAHAMEEERQRCLGAGMNDFLTKPIEPDALISLIKRWRPQHADPVAAKPSVSAALPDVVVPELPGIDVEDGLSRMLNRPAFYKKVLLDFRSRFIGETGRILAALEAGQQEDAIRRAHSLKGTSGTIGATRLAALARELEHAIRDGKSGGDDVLADVEKELALVLDGIERGFATRE
- a CDS encoding PAS domain-containing protein, with amino-acid sequence MPDFGLFAVLVVVAAGMLWRMSRRKSCNAEAEMRFRIYFERAMVGMAVVGVDRHWQVVNPALCNIFGYAQDALLKMTWTDLTHPDDLQVSELAFERVLRGETNGYELEKRYIRADGKVIDTFITVQAVRRDDGKVDYLLIIIEDITARLAAEKALRSSEERLRHLGDNLPESYLYQCTKTPEGDVRFIYASSGVRLIHGFEPGDLLNDPGLLFQYTDPAMLPEWRAAEQESIRTLSDFSMELRVRRADGDWGWLLVRSRPRRLPSGEIIWDGVASDITARRKAAVMLDLQARRAEVLLELPRRSNQLGEREFMQYALQQIEEITASQIAFMHFVNDDGEGIELVAWSSQTLEKYCTAAFDNHYPLSQAGLWADAVRQKMPVVINDYASAPNKHGLPAGHSRLVRLVSLPVVENGRVRMVTGVGNKDVPYTETDVESIQLISNEVWRIVDQRRAERALKIATQVVNASHVVCFRWQASAGWPVVFVSDNVTHWGYSVEKLMAGQPAFADMVHPDDLTRIVDDVSRYTAEGRDFFDQEYRLLTASGEVLWVADRTSVHRDAAGNVEFYDGVLSDVTSHKRQEKELADNLAAQRVLNKRLEEAHNQLLQSEKMASIGQLAAGIAHELNNPIGFVHSNLGTLECYLRDVMAIIDAYDKAAHDLGDDFPDRARIESLKETCDFAFIREDTVQLMAESKDGLARVRKIVQDLKNFSHVSEQEWQWADLQQGLDSTLNIVWNELKYKCKVIKEYGDIPLVYCLVSQLNQVFMNLLVNAGHAIEKDGSITLRTLMYGEHEVCIEVVDTGKGIAPEHLSRVFEPFFTTKPVGKGTGLGLSLSYGIVDRHHGRIEVASELGVGTTFRVILPIAPKNGESAGTNTEIPT